One genomic window of Haloferax mediterranei ATCC 33500 includes the following:
- the ftsZ gene encoding cell division protein FtsZ has protein sequence MQDIVREAMERDEAERKTQSLDDSDDQFGDPRIVIVGCGGAGNNTINRLYNIGVEGADTVAINTDKQHLKMIEADTKILVGKSLTQGLGAGGDPSMGERATEMAQGTIKDVLGDADLVFVTAGMGGGTGTGAAPVVAKIAKEQGAIVVGMVSTPFNVERARTVKAEEGLENLRNEADSIIVLDNNRLLDYVPNLPIGKAFSVMDQIIAETVKGISETITQPSLINLDYADMSTIMNQGGVAVMLVGETQDKNKTQEVVNDAMNHPLLDVDYRGASGGLVHITGGPDLTLKEAEGIASNITERLEAAANVIWGARIQDEYKGKVRVMAIMTGVQSAQVLGPTTQKQADKSRQSIQSQSHETQQQQQYQDSEFDSSNRVETPQSGTWSDGGRDEVEKNNGLDVIR, from the coding sequence ATGCAGGATATCGTTCGCGAGGCGATGGAACGTGACGAAGCCGAACGTAAGACGCAGTCGCTCGACGACAGCGACGACCAGTTCGGCGACCCACGTATCGTCATCGTTGGCTGTGGTGGTGCCGGGAACAACACTATCAACCGCCTGTACAACATCGGTGTCGAAGGTGCCGATACGGTCGCCATCAACACCGACAAGCAACACCTGAAGATGATCGAAGCGGACACCAAAATCCTCGTTGGGAAGTCCCTGACGCAGGGTCTCGGTGCCGGTGGCGACCCCTCGATGGGTGAGCGTGCCACTGAGATGGCACAGGGAACTATCAAGGACGTCCTTGGCGACGCCGACCTCGTGTTCGTCACCGCAGGGATGGGTGGTGGCACCGGTACTGGTGCAGCACCTGTCGTTGCCAAGATCGCCAAAGAGCAAGGCGCAATCGTCGTCGGTATGGTTTCGACCCCGTTCAACGTCGAGCGCGCCCGAACGGTCAAGGCCGAAGAAGGACTCGAGAACCTCCGTAACGAGGCCGACTCCATCATCGTCCTGGACAACAACCGCCTCCTCGACTACGTCCCGAACCTGCCTATCGGCAAGGCGTTCTCGGTCATGGACCAGATTATCGCCGAAACCGTCAAGGGCATCTCGGAGACGATTACCCAACCGTCGCTCATCAACCTCGACTACGCTGACATGTCGACGATTATGAATCAGGGCGGCGTCGCGGTGATGCTCGTCGGAGAGACACAAGACAAAAACAAGACCCAAGAAGTGGTCAACGACGCGATGAACCACCCACTTCTCGACGTTGACTACCGTGGTGCATCCGGTGGTCTCGTCCACATTACGGGCGGCCCCGACCTCACCTTGAAGGAGGCCGAGGGAATCGCGAGCAACATCACCGAACGGCTGGAAGCCGCCGCGAACGTCATCTGGGGCGCTCGCATTCAGGACGAGTACAAAGGGAAAGTCCGCGTCATGGCCATCATGACTGGCGTCCAGTCGGCGCAGGTTCTCGGCCCGACGACGCAGAAACAGGCCGACAAGTCTCGTCAGAGTATCCAGTCTCAGTCCCACGAGACACAACAGCAGCAACAATACCAAGACTCGGAATTCGATAGCTCGAACCGTGTCGAGACGCCGCAGAGCGGTACCTGGTCCGACGGTGGCCGCGACGAAGTCGAGAAGAACAACGGTCTCGACGTTATCCGGTAA
- a CDS encoding ribbon-helix-helix domain-containing protein, translating into MERVTLRIPKQQIEEVERMVETGEFPNRSEAIRSAVRDMLNEQTSDKRQHESTSKRGWAKV; encoded by the coding sequence ATGGAGCGTGTGACACTACGAATTCCGAAGCAGCAAATCGAGGAGGTCGAGCGAATGGTCGAAACGGGAGAATTCCCGAACCGGTCAGAAGCCATTCGGTCCGCCGTTCGCGATATGCTCAATGAACAGACAAGCGACAAGCGACAACACGAATCTACCAGCAAGCGCGGCTGGGCAAAGGTGTAA
- a CDS encoding ribbon-helix-helix protein, CopG family: MSKITFRADDALVERLDHLDTSKSEVMREALRQYLDELERDDAASDEPTDKDSDSGLDGALSTCVEELVDARLNERLPTLVDDAISARAPDRQNPSELNVNINVDGANGESGVNTSLDQETAANTKRKTSDNVEATDPSEQSSNCSQCGELVGNDHVYCPNCGEKTSHRVFCECGDELRSDWGFCPDCGRRTPAADVLEQG; this comes from the coding sequence ATGAGTAAAATCACGTTCCGCGCCGACGATGCCCTCGTCGAGCGACTGGACCACCTCGATACGTCCAAAAGCGAGGTGATGCGCGAGGCACTCCGTCAGTATCTCGACGAGTTGGAACGTGACGACGCAGCGTCTGACGAACCGACGGACAAAGACAGTGATAGCGGACTCGATGGCGCACTCTCCACTTGCGTCGAGGAGCTTGTCGACGCTCGATTGAACGAGCGACTCCCGACGCTCGTTGACGATGCCATCTCCGCCCGCGCACCAGACCGTCAGAACCCGTCCGAACTAAACGTCAACATCAACGTCGACGGCGCAAACGGCGAATCCGGCGTAAACACGTCACTCGACCAAGAAACGGCAGCGAATACAAAACGTAAGACATCCGATAACGTTGAAGCTACTGACCCGAGCGAGCAATCCTCGAACTGTAGTCAATGTGGTGAACTAGTAGGCAACGACCACGTCTACTGCCCGAACTGTGGCGAGAAGACCTCCCACCGAGTGTTCTGTGAATGCGGTGACGAATTACGCTCGGACTGGGGATTTTGCCCCGACTGCGGCCGTCGGACACCTGCAGCCGATGTTCTCGAACAGGGATAA
- a CDS encoding sugar phosphate isomerase/epimerase family protein, producing MDLRFEQSFETFVEFLTERGLSHVELRQGYLDTHPDPPSPARVRKVAADHDVTVSYHAPHRECNLANPNETLRKAAVTAVKKSLSAAAAADAGAVVVHGGTLRPYYPERVREVSRDAAVRSLRECTQVAADVGVPLCVENQREKPEKHRLTAYPDRFASLIEDIAEAAPRPSVTLDVGHAKATGVDVSAFLEVLGDDVVVAHLHDNDGTDDSHDPLPAYREVADGLGAEYHVLEMKSLRDIERCVSPQ from the coding sequence ATGGACCTCCGGTTCGAACAGTCGTTCGAAACGTTCGTCGAATTCCTCACGGAACGGGGGCTGTCACACGTGGAGCTACGACAGGGCTATCTCGACACCCACCCAGACCCGCCGTCGCCCGCACGTGTTCGGAAGGTCGCAGCGGACCACGACGTCACGGTCTCTTACCACGCACCACATCGAGAGTGCAATCTCGCGAATCCGAACGAGACGCTGCGAAAAGCTGCGGTAACGGCCGTCAAAAAATCGCTCTCCGCAGCAGCGGCGGCCGACGCAGGCGCGGTTGTCGTTCACGGCGGGACGCTCCGCCCCTACTATCCGGAGCGCGTCCGTGAGGTCAGTCGGGATGCTGCGGTTCGGTCGCTCCGCGAGTGCACCCAGGTCGCTGCCGATGTCGGCGTTCCGCTCTGCGTGGAGAACCAGCGGGAAAAACCGGAAAAACACCGATTGACCGCGTACCCCGACCGATTTGCGTCCCTCATCGAGGATATCGCGGAAGCGGCACCGCGGCCGTCGGTCACGCTGGACGTTGGGCACGCAAAGGCGACCGGAGTCGATGTCAGCGCGTTTCTTGAGGTGCTCGGTGACGACGTCGTCGTCGCACACCTCCACGACAACGATGGCACCGACGACAGTCACGACCCACTGCCGGCGTATCGAGAGGTCGCTGACGGCCTCGGCGCCGAGTACCACGTCCTAGAGATGAAGTCGCTACGCGATATCGAGCGGTGTGTCTCTCCCCAGTAA
- a CDS encoding 2-phosphosulfolactate phosphatase, which produces MHATSEQSVSDRILRSRSEISEHPPAGDYVVVDVTHFSTTVSELLGNGAAYVHITDERGDEFEFQERVPDTLIGGSKTEEYDPDPGYDFFNSPSYVQRLDVASQPTAMTSKNGGRAVTTLKNRGGDDVEVFVGGYTNAEAIAEYLQDRDRPTFIVAAGSGGEMTTDDMLGAVLIDRHLRDQPLSHAERAHFDVLLQAAKGPRYEEKHEIRQADLHEYATAINSRDVVPWLEGDKLVRAQDR; this is translated from the coding sequence ATGCACGCTACCAGCGAGCAATCAGTCAGTGACCGCATTCTGCGGAGTCGCAGCGAAATCAGCGAACACCCCCCAGCCGGTGACTACGTCGTCGTCGACGTGACGCACTTCTCGACAACGGTGTCAGAGCTCCTCGGAAACGGTGCCGCCTACGTACATATCACGGACGAACGCGGCGACGAGTTCGAGTTTCAGGAGAGAGTTCCGGATACGCTCATCGGTGGCAGCAAGACCGAAGAGTACGACCCGGACCCGGGGTACGATTTCTTCAACTCACCGAGCTACGTACAGCGGCTCGACGTCGCCAGCCAACCGACTGCGATGACGTCGAAGAACGGGGGACGAGCGGTGACGACGCTCAAGAACCGTGGTGGCGACGATGTCGAGGTGTTCGTCGGTGGCTACACGAACGCGGAGGCCATCGCCGAATACCTCCAAGACCGCGACAGGCCCACGTTCATCGTCGCAGCGGGCTCGGGTGGGGAGATGACAACTGACGACATGCTGGGGGCGGTTCTCATCGACCGACACCTCAGAGACCAGCCGCTCAGCCACGCGGAACGCGCACATTTCGACGTACTTCTTCAAGCCGCGAAGGGACCAAGATACGAGGAGAAACACGAGATTCGCCAAGCGGATCTGCACGAATACGCCACGGCGATTAACTCCCGTGATGTCGTGCCGTGGCTTGAGGGGGACAAGCTCGTGCGAGCTCAAGACCGATGA